The genome window GCCTGAACGGTTACGAAATAAGTTATATTTTGATTTGTAAAACCTTCCTGATTTTATGAATATTTTTAAACCACAGGTAATTCCAGATAACATCATAGACAAATTCTCGTGTTTCCTTAAATGGTATATTTTTAATGTCCGCTTTTGACTTTATCGTTCCCATTTTCTTTTCAAATAGCCATTTTTTTACATTTTCCGCTCCACCATTGTATGCGGCTAAAGTTAAATATATATCTCCATTAAACTTATTTTGTAATTTGACGAAATAATATAATCCAATTTGAATATTTATCTCCGGGTCGTATAGGTCGCAAACCGCAAAAGGTCTTAAGTTTAATTTAGAGGCAATTTCTTTACCCGTTGCCGGCATTATTTGCATCAGACCAATTGCCCCTTTTGGCGATTGTGCTCCAGAATAAAAACTTGATTCAGCTTTGATAATAGCCATAGCTAAAAAAGGGTCGATGTCATACTTTTCGGCATATTTATAAACTATGTCTTCATAATAAACCGGGGCAATTGTATCCCAGAACCAATTACTATTAACTAATATTAACCCCAAAATAATCATTAAACAAAATAATGCAATTATACCCCGCAACATTATTTATCTCCAATTTTTATAAATTTCCATCAAATCTGTGAAATCTATGAATTAATCAACTCTCCTTTAAAACTAAATGTTCCACACCTTATGAGTTTAACATTAACAAATTCACCCATTAAAGATTTACCATTGGAAGGGATGAAAACTACTTTATCTGTTTTTGTCTTTCCCATAAGAAAAGACGGGTCTTGTGGATTTTTGCCTTCAATTAAAATCTCCGTTGTTTTTCCAACTAATTGTTGATTTTTTTGTTTTGTGATTCTGGAGGTTAATTCTATTAATTTTTCTAATCTCTTTTGTTTAATCTCTTCTGGAATTTGGTTTGGGAAGGAAGCGGATTCAGTATTTGGTCTTGGAGAATATTTAAAGGTAAATGCGGAATCAAATTTTATTTCTTCAACGACTTTTAGTGTTTTTTCAAAATCTTCCTCTTCTTCACCAGGAAAACCAACAATTAAATCAGTCGTAAGACTCACTTCAGGAACTTTTTCTCTTAGATATTCAACAAGTTGCTGATAGAATTTCAGGGTATAACCTCGATTCATCAACTTAAGGATTTTATCTGAGCCAGATTGAATAGGGAGGTGAATATACGCACAGATATTCTTGAGTTGAGGGATGGTATTAATTAATTCATAGTTAAAATTTTTGGGGTGAGAGGTAATAAATCGTATTCTCTTTAAACCGTTTATGTTGCTAATCATTATTAATAATTCACGGAAATCAAGTTTTGTTTCTCTAAAATCAATCCCATAGTCATTTACATTTTGACCTAAGAGGGTTATTTCTTGATAACCTGATTCAACCAGTTTTTTTATTTCAT of bacterium contains these proteins:
- the miaB gene encoding tRNA (N6-isopentenyl adenosine(37)-C2)-methylthiotransferase MiaB, whose translation is MCQNKVLNLITYGCQMNKYDSETIAGILQDYSLSNELTEADVVLVNTCAVRQHAEDKLYSLLGRLSKIKDIKPDFKIGVCGCVAQQQGNNLIRKFPSVDLVIGPDNLNRLPDLLDKVYKGGKIVLTEHQPLPDDTLPSKRMNKIKAYVPITIGCNNRCTYCVVPYTRGSLRSKPAYQIIDEIKKLVESGYQEITLLGQNVNDYGIDFRETKLDFRELLIMISNINGLKRIRFITSHPKNFNYELINTIPQLKNICAYIHLPIQSGSDKILKLMNRGYTLKFYQQLVEYLREKVPEVSLTTDLIVGFPGEEEEDFEKTLKVVEEIKFDSAFTFKYSPRPNTESASFPNQIPEEIKQKRLEKLIELTSRITKQKNQQLVGKTTEILIEGKNPQDPSFLMGKTKTDKVVFIPSNGKSLMGEFVNVKLIRCGTFSFKGELINS
- a CDS encoding lytic transglycosylase domain-containing protein, coding for MLRGIIALFCLMIILGLILVNSNWFWDTIAPVYYEDIVYKYAEKYDIDPFLAMAIIKAESSFYSGAQSPKGAIGLMQIMPATGKEIASKLNLRPFAVCDLYDPEINIQIGLYYFVKLQNKFNGDIYLTLAAYNGGAENVKKWLFEKKMGTIKSKADIKNIPFKETREFVYDVIWNYLWFKNIHKIRKVLQIKI